In Pirellulales bacterium, the sequence ATCGACAACGGATCGGGACGACTGCCGTAGTTGCCGTCCAAACCGGCACAGATAATCTGGAACTTGCCCGGCTCTTGCCATCCATTTGCCGTCATGGCCCAAGTCCACGGCTCTAACGCGTTTCCAATAGTGGTGTCGCGCTGGCTGCCGTAGGGAACGGCATAGCCCCAATAACCTGCCAAGCGCGCTTGTACGGTTACATCGTCGTGGAAAAAAGGATAGTGCGGTCCGAGTTCATACGAACCGGAATCGAAATATACATACGGTGCCGAGGTGAACGTTCTGCCAAGAGCGTCAGTAAACACTCCGGCATTAATTTTTGGAACATACTCCGGCCAGCCATCGCCATCGAAATCGGCAAGACGAGTCGGATCGAATTCAAAGAAGCGTTGGGTGCGTTGCGACTGGTCATTGCTCGATTGAAATGGTTTGGCCGGATCTGCTGCAAAGCCGGTCAACAGATTCGAGGACTCGGGGTTCGGCAGGCCACCCAGGAAGAACACGAGTGCTTCGGCGCCGTCGAGATCTTCGAGTTTGAGGCCTGTCGTATAGGGAGCCTGCGAAAAAGTAGTTGCATTCCTGATAGCGGCTTCGATCGCAGTGTAATTTCCAACGACGCGAGGAAACATGCGTCGAAAATGCCGCTCGAGACGTTGCTGTCGTTGTGGATCGGTCTCTTCCGTCCCCGGGTTCGGCGGGTACGAGCCGTGTTTTTGTTGGTACTGCTCCAGGGCCATCGAGAGTTGACTGATTTCGGCGAGGACGGCCGTTTGTTTTGCTGACGTAATAGCGCGGGCGACGGCCACGGTGACCAACGCCACCAGGATGCCGATGATGACGATCACCATCAGTAGCTCGACGAGCGTGAAGGCGCGCCGGCCTTTGGCCGGCGAGTGGTCAGTGGTCAGTGGGCAGTGGGCAGAAGAGGAGGTGCTCACGCGGCGGCGCGGAGCTTGCGGCGGCGCGGAGATTTGCTGGCGCATGATCTCCTGTTCTCCTGTCCACTGCTCTCCTCTCTCGCGCAGCACGGGTGGCACTGGCTCCGCCAGTGTCTGGTGAGTTGTCGTATCGCAGTCATCCCACTGCCCACTGCCCACTGTCCACTGTCCACTCGATCGTTCGAGTCGAGCCTGGCGCGCGGTTGCCGTTGTGGACTTGGAATACGGCTGCTCGACTCGGCAGAGCACTGGCGGAGCCAGTGGCACCCGGCGCGGAGGCACGGAGTTGTAGGTCAGGTACTCTGTACCTGACACTTGTTGGTGTTGGCTGTGTTCCACCGACGAGGCTAAGCGGTCCGCTTCGCTCTTGTCAGGTAGAGGGCTACCTGACCTACAACAAGCTTGCTCCGCGGCTCCGCGGCTCTGCGTGAGGCTTTGTACGTGTTGCTCGACTCCATCCGGCACTGCGACCAACGGCTTACGCCGTCGGTGCCCGGCCAGTGGCACCCGGGGTTGCGAGTGGTTAGTGGTCAGTGGGCAGTGGGCAGAAGAGTTGCTCACGCGGAGGCGCGGAGCTTGCGGCGGCGCGGAGATGTGCTGGGGCAGGGTCTGCTGGTCTTTTTTTGCCTGCTCGACTGTCTCGGCCGCAGGCCGCGTTGTCCGGTCCATGCTCTTCTCCTTGCGATGATCGTGCTCGGGCCGCTTCTTGTCGGCCTGGTCAGTGGCTAGTGGTCAGGGGTCAGGGGCTAGTGGCACAGGCCGCTGGCCTGTGCGGAACTGGGTTTTGAGTCAGATCCAAGGATCGCCTTGCTGACGCTTTGCGCCTGGGATGCCTTCATGTCGTGCCGTTGTGTCGTCGTGGTCCAAGTCATTTGCTTTCCCACGACGGCAGAACGTGGTGTCTTGTAGGTCAGGTACCCCTGTACCTGACACTCGGTCGAGTTGGTGACGTCGCGCGTTGTCAGGTACGGGGTACCTGACCTACTTCTTCCTCGCTGACGCTTCGGGTTGGGATTTTGGCTTACGCTTCGCGCTGGTGATCGTTTCTGCCCCCTGCCCACTAACCCCTGCCCACTGTCCGCGGACCCCTGCCCCCTCTCCTAGCTCAAGGTGGTGATGAGCTTGATCAACGGCAGGAAGAGGGCGATGACGATGAAGCCCACCATCACGCCGAGCACGATGATCAAGAGTGGTTCGAGCAGGGCCACGAGGCTTTCGGTC encodes:
- a CDS encoding type II secretion system protein, which produces MRQQISAPPQAPRRRVSTSSSAHCPLTTDHSPAKGRRAFTLVELLMVIVIIGILVALVTVAVARAITSAKQTAVLAEISQLSMALEQYQQKHGSYPPNPGTEETDPQRQQRLERHFRRMFPRVVGNYTAIEAAIRNATTFSQAPYTTGLKLEDLDGAEALVFFLGGLPNPESSNLLTGFAADPAKPFQSSNDQSQRTQRFFEFDPTRLADFDGDGWPEYVPKINAGVFTDALGRTFTSAPYVYFDSGSYELGPHYPFFHDDVTVQARLAGYWGYAVPYGSQRDTTIGNALEPWTWAMTANGWQEPGKFQIICAGLDGNYGSRPDPLSITDEDEIWKRVFPSGEGYKTNIPLGGAYLDLDSDNLTNFAEKPIGEVEAPQ